The following coding sequences are from one Polyodon spathula isolate WHYD16114869_AA chromosome 7, ASM1765450v1, whole genome shotgun sequence window:
- the LOC121318129 gene encoding zinc finger CCHC-type and RNA-binding motif-containing protein 1-like yields the protein MLTGWGLCFDDPLSVAVCESFDRGSKMSGGLAPSKSTVYVSNLPFSLTNNDLHKIFIKYGKVVKVTIVKDKDTRRSKGVAFVLFLDRESAHNCARALNNKQLFGRTVRASIAVDNGRAAEFIRRRNYTDKSKCYECGESGHLSYACPKNMLGEREPPKKKEKKKKKKVEETEEVEDEESDEEGEDPALDSLSQAIAFQQARIEEDEQRRKQREDANGASTSEDSRRPRIKKSAYFSDEEELSD from the exons ATGTTAACGGGTTGGGGATTGTGCTTTGATGACCCCCTCAG cgtTGCAGTATGTGAAAGTTTTGACAGAGGAAGCAAGATGAGTGGTGGTTTGGCACCAAGTAAAAGTACAGTTTACGTCTCCAACCTACCATTTTCACTAACTAATAATGATTTGCACAAG ATTTTTATCAAGTATGGAAAAGTTGTTAA GGTTACTATTGTGAAGGATAAAGACACCAGAAGAAGTAAAGGAGTGGCCTTTGTTCTTTTCCTGGATAGGGAATCAGCCCACAATTGTGCAAGAGCTCTTAACAACAAACAA ttgtttggcAGAACAGTAAGAGCAAGCATTGCGGTTGACAACGGCAGAGCAGCTGAATTTATTAGAAGGCGCAATTATACCGACAAGTCCAAATGTTATGAATGTGGA GAATCTGGTCACTTAAGCTATGCATGCCCTAAAAACATGCTTGGTGAAAGAGAACCACccaagaagaaagaaaagaaaaagaagaagaaagtaGAAGAGACAGAAGAAGT TGAGGATGAAGAAAGTGACGAGGAAGGAGAAGACCCTGCTCTTGATAGTCTCAGCCAAGCTATTGCATTCCAG caaGCAAGAATTGAAGAGGATGAACAAAGGCGCAAACAGAGAGAGGATGCAAATGGGGCTTCTACTTCTGAGGACTCTAGACGACCAAGAATTAAAAAGAGTGCTTATTTTAGTGATGAAGAAGAACTAAGTGACTAG
- the LOC121318130 gene encoding YY1-associated factor 2 isoform X2, which yields MGDKKSPTRPKRQPKPSSDEGYWDCSVCTFRNSAEAFKCMMCDVRKGTSTRKPRPVSQLVAQQVTQQFASPTQPKKEKKDKAEKEKNEKETTVKKNSHKKTRPRLKNVDRSSAQHLEVTVGDLTVIITDFKEKTKSTPTSSATSADQHSQSGSSSDNTERGMSRSSSPRGEGSLVNGESH from the exons ATGGGAGACAAGAAGAGTCCGACAAG GCCGAAGAGGCAGCCCAAGCCTTCCTCTGACGAAGGATACTGGGACTGTAGCGTTTGTACATTCAGGAACAGCGCAGAGGCTTTTAAGTGCATGATGTGTGATGTCAGGAAGGGCACATCAACACG gaaacCCCGCCCAGTTTCCCAGTTGGTTGCACAGCAAGTAACCCAGCAGTTTGCTTCTCCCACACAaccaaagaaagagaaaaaagacaaagcagaaaaggaaaaaaatgaaaaggaaactacAGTCAAAAAGAACAGTCACAAGAAAACAAG GCCAAGATTAAAAAATGTGGATAGGAGCAGTGCACAACATTTAGAAGTCACAGTAGGAGACCTGACTGTTATTATCACAGACTTTAAGGAGAAAACAAAGTCCACACCTACTTCCAGTGCGACATCTGCTGATCAGCACAGTCAAAGTGGCTCCAGTTCTGACAACACAGAAAGAGGAATGTCAAGGTCGTCTTCACCTCGGGGAGAAGGATCGTTAGTCAATGGAGAGTCCCACTGA
- the LOC121318130 gene encoding YY1-associated factor 2 isoform X1 → MGDKKSPTRPKRQPKPSSDEGYWDCSVCTFRNSAEAFKCMMCDVRKGTSTRRPALRIEKIEDSRRRGVPSLRGGKPRPVSQLVAQQVTQQFASPTQPKKEKKDKAEKEKNEKETTVKKNSHKKTRPRLKNVDRSSAQHLEVTVGDLTVIITDFKEKTKSTPTSSATSADQHSQSGSSSDNTERGMSRSSSPRGEGSLVNGESH, encoded by the exons ATGGGAGACAAGAAGAGTCCGACAAG GCCGAAGAGGCAGCCCAAGCCTTCCTCTGACGAAGGATACTGGGACTGTAGCGTTTGTACATTCAGGAACAGCGCAGAGGCTTTTAAGTGCATGATGTGTGATGTCAGGAAGGGCACATCAACACG GCGGCCAGCACTACGTATAGAGAAAATTGAAGATTCAAGAAGGCGAGGCGTCCCATCTCTGCGAGGGGG gaaacCCCGCCCAGTTTCCCAGTTGGTTGCACAGCAAGTAACCCAGCAGTTTGCTTCTCCCACACAaccaaagaaagagaaaaaagacaaagcagaaaaggaaaaaaatgaaaaggaaactacAGTCAAAAAGAACAGTCACAAGAAAACAAG GCCAAGATTAAAAAATGTGGATAGGAGCAGTGCACAACATTTAGAAGTCACAGTAGGAGACCTGACTGTTATTATCACAGACTTTAAGGAGAAAACAAAGTCCACACCTACTTCCAGTGCGACATCTGCTGATCAGCACAGTCAAAGTGGCTCCAGTTCTGACAACACAGAAAGAGGAATGTCAAGGTCGTCTTCACCTCGGGGAGAAGGATCGTTAGTCAATGGAGAGTCCCACTGA